Proteins encoded together in one Pseudomonadota bacterium window:
- a CDS encoding hemolysin family protein gives MDRPFLEVLLIAVLIILNGIFSAGEIAIISSRKSKIKEMIKNKKGKRAEALLEMKENPERFLSAVQIGITLFGTLASAIGGILAVQYVKPVIHAMPYIGVFDDTISLVIVVAILTYIFLVVGELVPKYIGMNYKEKVALWIVPIFQLTSRFLFMFVNFLSLSTMLVVRSLSLKKGEEHIGEGEIKILLEEGRRKGVFDETEEKLIHGVFEFADRSVKEIMVPRPNIYSINIEDGMDEILKYIVENEFSRYPVCKGSLDSVIGLVYHKDIAKQIWLKNPIYLENILKKPYFIPDTMEISILLKEMQKRRQHLAIVVDEYGTTAGIVTLEDIMEEIFGEIMDETDVDDRIERLKDGSIIIDASYSIRDLNIRLDIDIPESPDYETLGGFVLNQLQGMARGGEMIDHGIYRFIVVGVEGIRITRVKLEKPRKRQTGILK, from the coding sequence GTGGATAGACCCTTTTTAGAAGTTTTACTTATAGCAGTTCTCATAATTCTCAACGGTATTTTTTCTGCCGGTGAGATTGCCATCATCTCTTCACGGAAAAGCAAGATTAAAGAGATGATAAAAAACAAGAAAGGAAAAAGGGCCGAAGCCTTGCTCGAAATGAAAGAGAATCCGGAAAGGTTTCTTTCTGCAGTGCAGATTGGTATAACGCTTTTTGGTACCCTTGCTTCCGCTATAGGCGGTATCCTTGCGGTACAATATGTGAAGCCTGTAATACATGCCATGCCTTATATCGGTGTTTTTGACGATACTATCTCCCTTGTTATCGTGGTAGCAATCCTTACCTATATCTTTCTTGTTGTCGGAGAGCTTGTGCCCAAATATATCGGTATGAACTATAAAGAAAAGGTGGCATTATGGATTGTTCCGATCTTCCAGCTTACTTCAAGATTCCTCTTCATGTTTGTAAATTTTCTCTCATTGTCAACAATGCTTGTTGTCAGAAGCCTTTCCCTTAAGAAGGGTGAGGAACATATCGGTGAAGGCGAGATTAAGATATTGCTTGAAGAAGGCAGGCGGAAAGGCGTTTTTGATGAGACCGAGGAAAAGCTTATCCATGGCGTTTTTGAATTTGCCGACCGGTCGGTAAAAGAGATTATGGTTCCCAGGCCGAACATTTACAGTATCAATATCGAGGATGGCATGGACGAGATATTGAAATATATTGTTGAGAACGAATTTTCCCGGTATCCGGTCTGCAAGGGGAGCCTTGATAGTGTTATCGGGCTTGTCTATCACAAGGACATCGCTAAGCAGATATGGCTGAAGAATCCCATTTACCTGGAGAACATCCTCAAAAAACCTTATTTCATACCCGATACAATGGAAATAAGCATTCTCCTCAAAGAGATGCAGAAAAGGCGCCAGCACCTTGCCATTGTGGTGGACGAATATGGAACCACCGCCGGCATTGTGACGCTTGAAGACATTATGGAAGAGATTTTCGGGGAGATAATGGATGAAACCGACGTGGACGACAGGATCGAAAGATTGAAGGACGGCTCTATTATTATCGATGCCTCTTATTCAATCAGGGATCTGAATATCAGGCTTGACATCGATATTCCCGAGTCTCCGGATTATGAAACGCTTGGCGGATTTGTACTCAACCAGTTGCAGGGTATGGCCAGGGGAGGCGAGATGATTGACCATGGCATATACAGGTTTATAGTGGTCGGAGTAGAAGGAATAAGAATTACCAGGGTAAAACTCGAAAAACCAAGGAAAAGACAGACAGGTATCTTAAAATAG
- the yedE gene encoding YedE family putative selenium transporter codes for MEFFKRHWKIILCGVFIGIFAAVLQKLGNPANMGICVACFERDIAGALGFHKAAIVQYLRSEIIAFVLGSFVASLIFKEFKPRGGSLPLVRFFLGFFAMLGALVFLGCPWRALLRLAGGDWNAIPAIIGLIVGVYVGILFIRNGFTLGRNYPAYKLAGLLMPMLMFALLLLLIIKPVTPTGAPFFSQKGPGSQHAPIIASFAIAFFIGVFAQRTRFCTMGSIRDVILMRDFHLASGVISLLVFAFLANLVFGQFHPGFTGQPIAHTNHLWNFLGMVLAGLSYALAGGCPGRQLFLSGEGDIDAGVFVIGMIVGAGFAHNFGTAASPAGIAPWTPFAVIMGLLFCVATGLFMRKRIV; via the coding sequence ATGGAATTTTTTAAAAGGCATTGGAAGATTATATTGTGCGGTGTTTTTATAGGGATTTTTGCGGCTGTTCTCCAGAAACTCGGCAATCCGGCAAATATGGGCATATGCGTGGCCTGTTTTGAGAGGGATATTGCAGGGGCGCTTGGCTTTCACAAGGCGGCGATTGTTCAATATTTGAGGTCGGAGATCATTGCGTTTGTCCTTGGCTCATTTGTTGCGAGCCTTATCTTTAAAGAATTCAAGCCAAGGGGCGGCTCTCTTCCCCTCGTGAGATTTTTTCTCGGGTTTTTCGCCATGCTTGGCGCCCTTGTCTTTCTCGGATGCCCATGGAGGGCTTTGCTCCGACTTGCCGGCGGTGACTGGAACGCCATTCCTGCGATTATCGGCCTTATAGTTGGTGTTTATGTAGGCATTCTTTTTATCAGGAATGGCTTTACGCTTGGAAGGAATTATCCGGCTTACAAGCTTGCGGGTCTTTTGATGCCCATGCTGATGTTTGCCCTTCTTCTCCTTTTAATCATCAAGCCGGTAACGCCCACAGGTGCTCCTTTCTTCAGCCAAAAGGGACCTGGTTCACAGCATGCACCCATTATTGCGTCTTTTGCCATTGCATTTTTCATAGGTGTGTTTGCCCAGAGGACACGCTTCTGCACCATGGGGTCGATCAGAGATGTAATCCTCATGAGGGATTTCCATCTTGCCAGCGGCGTAATCAGCCTCCTCGTCTTTGCGTTTTTGGCAAACCTCGTATTTGGGCAATTCCATCCGGGTTTTACCGGCCAGCCCATAGCCCATACGAACCATCTCTGGAATTTTCTTGGTATGGTCCTTGCGGGCCTTTCGTATGCACTTGCCGGAGGTTGTCCTGGTAGACAGCTTTTCCTGTCCGGTGAAGGTGATATCGATGCGGGAGTTTTTGTGATCGGGATGATCGTTGGTGCAGGGTTTGCCCACAATTTCGGCACTGCAGCTTCCCCGGCAGGCATTGCTCCGTGGACACCCTTTGCCGTTATAATGGGTCTTCTGTTCTGTGTGGCAACAGGGTTATTCATGAGAAAAAGAATTGTATAA
- a CDS encoding sulfurtransferase TusA family protein, whose translation MSRTTLDLRGLSCPQPVFETKKAIENPSFESLEVLVDTQASVENIKRLLNSKKNIEYSVEEGEDFKVIISRA comes from the coding sequence ATGAGCAGAACAACACTCGATTTAAGGGGTCTTTCCTGCCCGCAACCTGTTTTTGAAACAAAAAAAGCGATTGAAAACCCATCCTTTGAATCTTTGGAGGTTCTCGTCGATACACAGGCATCCGTTGAAAACATAAAGCGGTTACTGAACAGCAAGAAGAATATTGAATATTCTGTTGAAGAAGGTGAAGATTTCAAGGTTATCATTTCAAGAGCGTAA
- a CDS encoding (deoxy)nucleoside triphosphate pyrophosphohydrolase — protein sequence MDNQYYITVIAGVIENDSRILIAKRKKNSFLGGKWEFPGGKLEDNETPEECLKRELMEEFGIESEIGDFICSTRHPLNCQTTIDLAVYKVNYVSGEFCLNDHDEIRWIRRSELNQYDFPEADYAVVKRLMEDL from the coding sequence ATGGACAACCAGTATTATATAACGGTTATTGCCGGTGTTATTGAAAATGATAGCAGAATTTTGATTGCCAAGCGGAAGAAAAATAGCTTTTTAGGTGGCAAATGGGAGTTCCCCGGAGGAAAATTAGAGGATAACGAAACCCCCGAAGAATGTTTGAAAAGAGAACTGATGGAAGAATTTGGCATTGAGTCAGAAATAGGTGACTTTATCTGTTCAACCCGGCATCCCCTCAATTGCCAGACTACAATTGATCTTGCAGTATATAAGGTAAACTATGTTTCCGGGGAATTTTGCTTGAATGACCATGACGAGATACGATGGATCAGACGATCCGAATTAAACCAGTACGATTTCCCGGAAGCTGATTATGCAGTAGTAAAGAGGCTCATGGAAGATTTATAG
- a CDS encoding 4-oxalocrotonate tautomerase family protein has product MPFVNIKITKEGVTAEKKAELIEGVTRLLVDVLGKNPQTTVVIIDEVETDNWGIGGESVTVRRKRSQ; this is encoded by the coding sequence ATGCCATTTGTGAATATTAAGATTACCAAGGAAGGTGTTACTGCTGAAAAGAAGGCAGAACTTATCGAAGGGGTCACCCGGTTGCTCGTTGATGTGCTGGGTAAAAATCCCCAGACTACGGTCGTGATTATTGATGAGGTGGAAACAGACAACTGGGGCATCGGCGGTGAAAGCGTTACAGTACGACGCAAACGCAGTCAGTAA
- a CDS encoding Crp/Fnr family transcriptional regulator, which produces MSIMEASPTKEFDLFRGVSQRVMSEIGKNSEEIVIEKDSVIFRTDEEALYIYELVEGEVDIVLLERENMHYTMTRPGEIFGWSALVEPYVYTATARCSEGAKVIRVSRDTIEDVIKRHPAEGLFIYKHLTGIVAQRLRNAYQHIYRQ; this is translated from the coding sequence ATGTCGATTATGGAAGCATCTCCAACAAAAGAATTTGATCTTTTTCGGGGAGTAAGTCAGCGTGTCATGAGTGAAATTGGCAAGAACAGCGAGGAAATAGTTATTGAAAAGGATTCGGTCATATTTAGAACAGATGAGGAAGCGCTTTACATTTATGAGCTCGTAGAAGGAGAGGTAGATATTGTTTTGCTTGAGAGAGAAAATATGCATTATACCATGACTCGGCCTGGTGAAATTTTTGGATGGTCTGCACTCGTTGAACCCTATGTTTATACCGCTACAGCGCGTTGCAGTGAGGGTGCAAAGGTAATAAGGGTTTCCAGGGATACGATAGAAGATGTCATAAAAAGACATCCTGCTGAGGGTTTATTCATTTACAAGCACCTCACGGGTATTGTCGCTCAGAGGTTACGAAATGCCTATCAGCATATTTATCGCCAGTAG
- a CDS encoding 4Fe-4S binding protein — MNAKENLKNMKKSRMSKQIVMGTFFLILLGGGWFFPLIGYFIPLCMVAGISMASVKGRKWCNWFCPRGSFADAYMKAISPEKKIPDWLRSLPVRIGVLAFLIGMLTVQIIRFWPDPYAIGRFFMVLLTITTAVGIILALVFQQRSWCYICPIGSMSNWVGKNRDQLAIDTESCVSCKLCGKTCPMQLTPYEMKENQEMSFKGDCLKCGLCVVTCPKEALSYRG, encoded by the coding sequence ATGAACGCGAAAGAAAATTTGAAAAATATGAAAAAGTCACGGATGAGCAAGCAGATTGTTATGGGAACTTTCTTTCTTATACTCCTTGGCGGAGGCTGGTTTTTCCCTCTCATCGGGTATTTTATCCCGCTCTGTATGGTTGCAGGTATCAGCATGGCGAGCGTAAAAGGAAGAAAATGGTGCAACTGGTTCTGCCCGAGAGGTTCCTTCGCGGATGCTTATATGAAAGCAATAAGCCCTGAAAAGAAAATTCCGGATTGGTTACGCTCATTACCTGTTCGCATTGGAGTGCTTGCCTTCCTCATAGGGATGCTCACTGTCCAGATCATAAGGTTTTGGCCTGATCCATATGCCATCGGCAGGTTTTTTATGGTGCTCCTTACCATTACGACAGCCGTCGGGATAATTCTTGCCCTTGTCTTCCAGCAGCGTTCATGGTGCTATATATGCCCGATAGGGTCAATGTCAAACTGGGTAGGGAAGAACAGGGATCAACTTGCCATTGATACAGAATCCTGCGTTTCGTGCAAGCTTTGTGGAAAGACATGCCCTATGCAGCTCACCCCTTATGAAATGAAGGAAAACCAGGAGATGTCCTTTAAAGGAGATTGTTTGAAATGCGGTCTCTGTGTGGTCACCTGCCCGAAAGAGGCGCTCAGTTACAGGGGCTAA
- a CDS encoding cupin domain-containing protein gives MKITNLDKVEKVKLNIEGAKNTYKQIPISMGDGSPAYSFRVFTIEPNGHTPYHQHAFEHLNYIIEGNGAVVMENGSERPVKKGDFALILPGETHQYRNKSADKPFVLICAVPKEYE, from the coding sequence ATGAAAATAACCAATCTTGACAAGGTAGAGAAAGTTAAACTCAATATTGAAGGGGCAAAAAATACATATAAGCAGATCCCCATATCAATGGGTGACGGTTCTCCGGCATATTCTTTCCGGGTTTTCACCATTGAGCCGAACGGCCATACCCCGTATCATCAACATGCCTTTGAACATTTGAATTACATCATCGAGGGTAATGGCGCCGTTGTCATGGAAAACGGGTCAGAACGTCCTGTCAAAAAAGGAGATTTTGCCCTTATCCTGCCTGGCGAAACACACCAGTACCGGAATAAATCAGCAGATAAGCCATTCGTTTTAATCTGCGCCGTTCCGAAAGAGTACGAATAG
- a CDS encoding helix-turn-helix domain-containing protein, whose amino-acid sequence MGWKGVTVMDQRVCFIAEYLNEYFPFNELCLQFNISRKTGYKWVERYEQEGPEGLADRSRRPHTCPHLTDEAISEALVQARLKHPTWGPKKLLEILAPR is encoded by the coding sequence ATGGGTTGGAAAGGAGTTACCGTCATGGACCAGAGAGTATGTTTCATTGCAGAATACCTGAATGAGTATTTCCCGTTTAATGAACTGTGTCTTCAATTCAATATCAGCAGGAAGACAGGCTACAAGTGGGTGGAACGGTATGAACAGGAAGGACCGGAAGGACTGGCAGACAGATCACGAAGACCCCACACCTGTCCACATCTCACCGATGAGGCAATCAGTGAAGCTCTCGTGCAGGCCCGATTAAAACATCCCACCTGGGGGCCGAAGAAGCTCCTTGAGATCCTTGCTCCCCGTTAG
- a CDS encoding methyltransferase codes for MESPQTIMTEVMNFMKSRVVLTASELDLFTKLDEKPLTAIEIAERYSFNLKGLTRVLDCLVAFGFVKKEDNRYSNAEKGAFFSSRHSGTILPMVLHFNRLWDTWSLLTDTVKGKTSRRHKVIKGSDKKSREAFIGAMHVIGRTLSSEIAGSFDVSRFERMLDIGGASGTYTMAFLSKNPKMEAVLYDLKEVIPLAKKRLESEGFSHRVTLVAGDFYKNELPEGCDLALLSAIIHQNSAEENLELYKKIFIVLRPGGTLLIRDHIMDESRTNPPSGALFAINMLVNTHGGDTYTLVEVKDTLKEAGFVDIKLVRTGEKMDCLVEAKKPV; via the coding sequence ATGGAGAGTCCTCAAACCATTATGACAGAAGTAATGAACTTCATGAAAAGCCGTGTAGTCCTTACGGCTTCAGAACTCGATTTATTTACAAAACTCGATGAAAAACCTTTAACTGCAATAGAGATCGCGGAGAGGTACAGTTTTAATCTGAAGGGTTTGACAAGGGTGCTTGATTGCCTTGTGGCCTTTGGTTTTGTCAAAAAAGAAGATAACCGTTATTCCAATGCAGAGAAAGGTGCTTTTTTCTCATCCCGCCATTCCGGGACTATTCTTCCCATGGTGCTCCATTTTAACAGACTCTGGGATACCTGGAGTTTGCTCACCGATACCGTAAAAGGAAAGACAAGCAGAAGACACAAGGTGATAAAGGGATCAGATAAAAAAAGCAGGGAAGCCTTTATTGGTGCCATGCATGTCATTGGCAGGACCCTTTCATCCGAAATTGCAGGTTCTTTTGACGTAAGCCGCTTTGAGCGGATGCTTGATATCGGAGGGGCATCCGGTACTTATACAATGGCATTTCTCAGTAAGAATCCGAAGATGGAAGCTGTTCTTTATGACCTGAAGGAGGTGATACCCTTAGCAAAGAAGAGACTCGAATCTGAGGGTTTTTCCCATCGCGTGACACTTGTTGCAGGGGATTTTTATAAGAATGAACTCCCCGAAGGGTGCGATCTGGCGCTGCTTTCGGCAATCATCCACCAGAACAGCGCTGAAGAGAACTTAGAGCTATATAAAAAGATATTCATTGTATTGCGACCAGGCGGAACATTGCTTATCAGAGACCATATTATGGATGAATCAAGGACAAACCCTCCCTCCGGGGCACTTTTTGCTATAAATATGCTTGTAAATACACATGGTGGGGATACGTATACTCTGGTTGAGGTTAAAGATACATTGAAAGAGGCCGGGTTTGTTGATATAAAACTGGTAAGGACCGGTGAAAAGATGGATTGCCTTGTAGAGGCAAAAAAACCTGTTTAA
- a CDS encoding RimK/LysX family protein — MLILIVIFLHLLFTITMANDKIIIGTVEDVILLPWGVKLPARIDTGAATSSLDARNLIIKDDSMAEFYLPEKYGGGLKLCLPIVDWRTVKSTGEVKKRPVVEMEICIGSKRFRAQVNLNNRSKMTYPMLIGRNILKESFLVDTTRSGRVPPTCPEASQK; from the coding sequence ATGCTGATTTTGATTGTTATTTTTTTGCATTTGTTGTTTACGATAACAATGGCCAATGACAAAATCATCATCGGTACTGTTGAAGATGTAATTCTCCTGCCATGGGGTGTAAAATTACCCGCCCGTATTGACACGGGAGCAGCGACATCTTCACTTGATGCCCGGAATCTGATAATAAAAGATGATAGTATGGCTGAATTTTATTTGCCCGAAAAGTATGGGGGGGGGCTCAAACTCTGTCTTCCTATTGTTGACTGGCGGACAGTAAAGTCTACAGGTGAAGTGAAAAAAAGGCCTGTAGTAGAGATGGAAATCTGTATCGGTTCAAAACGTTTTCGTGCACAGGTGAACCTCAACAACCGGTCAAAAATGACATACCCTATGTTAATCGGACGAAATATCCTGAAAGAGTCATTCCTTGTAGATACCACACGGAGTGGGCGTGTACCGCCTACCTGTCCTGAGGCTTCGCAAAAGTGA
- a CDS encoding UUP1 family membrane protein, with translation MRRFTTILVISLFIFSAAIIVYRVVRLGYPVIPAAPGQTWRLSIDAHVKNNGKGIDISLGIPIDYPRRMLVEEKISSGTLNFNILNEGQNRFGVWSGHEGRVPWEELIFYHATVLLRPKRFFKAVLPDSKEYLFSGGDTEKVIARRLTDKWDNLPLHERITAIAGTVSGIWGTPAPDKEDMNAWAKVKEKYGNAKALLMLCQSANIPAHQSEGLFLRESVTGKLSKWIEAWDGKKWLNVWVETGDVYQDYTSFLPLANGGAPAVRLTNGEIRDIRWVLVRYVADRWSLHAERTTRSKSFLDTWSLFRLPPEFQKTFRILLLVPIGALMISVLRNIVGFPTFGIFMPVLMALSFRSTGLIYGLGIFFGVILLGYIVRSFLDKLRLLLVPRMSVMLTLVIGGFTILALIGNKYGLREFMAVGLLPFVILTMTIERFFVLVEESGTLEAFRTACGSAAVSVLTYVIISWEPLQLTFFVYPELLMAIVGIQILIGRYTGYRISEFIRFRAIRGS, from the coding sequence GTGAGGCGATTTACCACTATCCTGGTGATTTCGCTTTTTATTTTTTCTGCCGCAATTATTGTTTACCGTGTTGTCCGGCTTGGTTATCCTGTCATTCCGGCAGCGCCAGGCCAAACATGGCGCCTCTCCATCGACGCCCATGTTAAAAATAACGGCAAAGGGATCGACATATCACTGGGAATCCCCATTGACTACCCCCGGCGGATGCTCGTTGAGGAGAAAATATCTTCCGGAACACTGAATTTCAATATCCTTAATGAAGGGCAGAACAGGTTTGGCGTCTGGTCAGGACATGAGGGAAGAGTTCCATGGGAAGAACTGATATTTTATCATGCCACGGTCCTTTTGCGTCCTAAACGCTTTTTTAAAGCCGTACTGCCGGATTCAAAAGAATATCTGTTTTCGGGAGGAGATACAGAAAAGGTCATTGCGAGACGCTTGACAGACAAATGGGACAACCTTCCATTGCATGAGAGGATAACTGCCATCGCAGGGACTGTATCAGGAATATGGGGAACACCTGCCCCCGATAAGGAAGATATGAATGCATGGGCTAAGGTAAAAGAAAAATATGGCAATGCAAAGGCACTTTTAATGCTATGCCAGAGCGCGAATATTCCGGCACACCAATCAGAAGGGCTCTTTCTCAGAGAGAGTGTGACGGGTAAATTGTCAAAATGGATAGAGGCATGGGATGGCAAGAAGTGGTTGAACGTGTGGGTCGAAACCGGGGATGTGTATCAGGATTATACTTCATTTCTTCCGCTTGCCAATGGCGGTGCCCCTGCGGTCCGGTTGACGAATGGCGAAATCAGGGATATACGCTGGGTTCTGGTGAGGTATGTTGCAGACCGGTGGAGCTTACATGCTGAGCGTACGACGCGATCAAAGAGTTTTCTTGACACCTGGTCGCTTTTCAGGCTGCCCCCTGAGTTTCAGAAGACATTCCGGATACTCCTGCTCGTGCCTATTGGTGCGCTTATGATCAGTGTGCTCCGCAATATTGTCGGTTTCCCGACATTCGGCATTTTTATGCCTGTCCTTATGGCGCTCTCTTTCAGGAGTACGGGGCTCATCTATGGTCTTGGAATCTTTTTCGGTGTTATTCTTCTTGGATACATTGTACGCAGTTTCCTGGATAAGCTCAGGCTTCTCCTTGTGCCGCGCATGTCAGTCATGCTGACACTCGTCATTGGTGGTTTTACTATTCTTGCCCTCATCGGGAATAAATATGGATTAAGGGAATTTATGGCAGTAGGCCTCCTTCCCTTTGTAATCCTTACCATGACCATTGAAAGGTTTTTCGTCCTTGTTGAAGAATCGGGAACATTGGAGGCCTTCAGGACTGCCTGCGGAAGTGCTGCCGTGTCGGTACTGACCTATGTGATTATAAGCTGGGAACCACTGCAACTGACATTTTTTGTCTATCCGGAACTTCTCATGGCAATAGTAGGTATTCAAATCCTCATAGGCCGCTATACAGGTTACAGAATTTCCGAGTTTATTCGTTTTCGCGCCATAAGAGGTTCATGA
- a CDS encoding alpha-L-glutamate ligase-like protein, with protein MMILYTIRNMRTSGILGMNNRNAEYIMVFNPRSSFPLVDNKVLTKKLAMEHGIPTPTLYHVVLHHGGISELKTLLKDHREFVAKPARGSGGSGIVLIINHTEETYVTQSGKEIPWEDFSYHISGILSGIYSLEGLEDYAIIESLIHPAPVFADVTYQGVPDIRIIVYKGVPVMSMVRLPTKASDGKANLHRGAIGAGINFKDGNTLMAVHHSNLITHHPDTGNPVNGIQIPYWEKMLLIAAKAADMVGLGYIGADLVIDKERGPVLLELNARPGLAIQLANGSGLLKRLKTVEAAPQNVFETPETRVAWAMENFGI; from the coding sequence ATGATGATCCTCTATACAATCCGGAATATGAGGACATCCGGCATCCTTGGCATGAACAACCGGAATGCAGAGTATATAATGGTCTTCAACCCCCGGTCTTCTTTTCCGCTTGTAGACAACAAGGTATTAACAAAAAAACTTGCCATGGAGCACGGGATACCCACGCCAACCCTCTATCATGTCGTTCTTCATCATGGTGGAATTTCAGAGCTGAAAACACTCCTCAAAGACCACCGGGAATTTGTTGCCAAGCCGGCACGCGGCTCCGGCGGAAGTGGAATAGTGCTCATTATCAATCATACCGAAGAAACTTATGTTACACAGAGTGGGAAAGAAATCCCCTGGGAGGACTTTTCGTATCATATTTCCGGGATTCTTTCGGGTATTTACTCCCTTGAAGGATTGGAGGATTATGCAATTATTGAGTCTCTTATCCATCCTGCCCCTGTTTTTGCCGATGTAACCTACCAGGGGGTGCCGGATATAAGGATTATAGTATATAAGGGCGTTCCCGTGATGTCCATGGTCAGGCTGCCCACAAAGGCTTCTGACGGGAAGGCCAATTTACACCGTGGGGCCATCGGCGCGGGAATTAATTTTAAAGACGGTAATACCTTAATGGCCGTCCACCATTCAAATCTCATTACCCATCATCCTGATACAGGCAACCCCGTGAACGGAATTCAAATACCTTACTGGGAAAAAATGCTTCTTATTGCGGCAAAGGCTGCAGATATGGTCGGCCTTGGTTACATTGGCGCTGATCTTGTGATTGATAAGGAACGGGGTCCGGTCCTTCTCGAATTAAATGCACGTCCGGGTCTTGCAATCCAGTTGGCCAATGGCAGTGGCCTTTTGAAACGCCTCAAGACGGTAGAAGCGGCACCCCAAAATGTATTCGAGACACCGGAGACACGGGTCGCCTGGGCAATGGAGAACTTCGGAATATAA
- the hisS gene encoding histidine--tRNA ligase, with product MEKLRTLRGFRDVFGEEIQKFNLIENVSRKYFNLFGFKEIEIPVLEKTELFVRSIGDTTDIVEKEMFTFVDLGGDSVTLRPEATAGMVRAYLQEGLYAKERISKVFTIGSMFRHERPQKGRYREFHQVDVETFGTDDPLIDAELLWMITLILKELNVAGYIVEINSVGCKECRESFRNELVSYFETKKDHLCEDCLRRLERNPLRIFDCKNSQCIDVTQSSPFLFDSLCEGCKTHFETFLKHLNDFNVAININKRLVRGLDYYSKTVFEITSGDLGAQKAFIAGGRYNNLVEEMGGPSTPAIGFAIGVERLALITSIDALSGKPSHFFAYVGEEAKNYLVPILRSFISEGLSFNYAYEGKSLKSQMRFADSLGADYVLILGDDEIAKGIIVMRDMRRKNQHELPLEVLGLAKAVLKLTC from the coding sequence ATGGAAAAACTAAGGACTTTACGCGGATTCAGGGATGTTTTTGGTGAGGAGATACAGAAGTTCAATCTTATTGAAAATGTTTCAAGGAAATATTTTAATCTTTTTGGGTTTAAGGAAATTGAAATACCTGTGCTTGAAAAGACCGAGCTCTTTGTGAGGAGCATAGGTGATACGACGGATATCGTTGAAAAAGAAATGTTTACCTTTGTTGATCTGGGGGGTGATTCAGTTACCCTGCGGCCTGAGGCTACAGCAGGGATGGTGAGGGCTTATCTCCAGGAAGGGCTGTATGCAAAGGAGAGGATATCGAAAGTATTTACCATAGGCTCCATGTTCAGACATGAAAGGCCTCAGAAGGGGAGGTACAGGGAGTTTCACCAGGTTGACGTGGAAACCTTCGGGACAGACGACCCCCTGATTGATGCGGAACTTCTCTGGATGATCACGCTCATACTCAAGGAACTTAATGTAGCCGGATATATCGTTGAAATCAACAGCGTGGGTTGCAAAGAATGTCGTGAATCCTTTAGAAATGAACTTGTGTCATATTTTGAAACAAAAAAAGACCATCTCTGCGAGGATTGTCTCCGCCGTCTGGAGAGAAACCCTCTGAGAATATTTGACTGCAAGAATTCTCAATGTATTGATGTTACTCAGAGTTCACCCTTTCTTTTTGATTCGCTGTGTGAGGGTTGCAAGACACATTTTGAAACCTTCTTGAAGCACTTAAATGACTTTAACGTTGCCATTAATATCAACAAAAGGCTCGTGAGGGGCCTTGATTATTACTCTAAAACGGTTTTTGAAATAACATCCGGTGACCTTGGCGCCCAGAAGGCATTCATTGCAGGTGGGCGTTACAATAATCTCGTTGAAGAAATGGGTGGACCATCCACACCCGCTATCGGCTTCGCAATAGGTGTTGAAAGACTTGCATTGATTACTTCAATTGATGCTTTGTCCGGAAAACCTTCTCATTTCTTTGCATATGTCGGCGAAGAGGCAAAAAATTACCTTGTGCCAATCCTGAGGTCATTTATCAGTGAAGGGTTATCCTTTAACTATGCGTATGAAGGTAAATCGTTGAAGTCCCAGATGCGCTTTGCGGATAGCCTCGGTGCGGATTATGTTTTGATTCTGGGGGACGATGAGATTGCAAAAGGGATAATTGTCATGAGGGATATGCGGAGAAAGAACCAGCATGAATTACCTCTGGAGGTTTTGGGGCTTGCAAAAGCAGTTCTAAAATTAACTTGTTAG